The Thermus thermamylovorans genome contains the following window.
ATCCTACACCCCGGCCCAGGCGAGCGGCGTAAAGGGCGATCCCCAGGGCCACGGAGGCGTTCAGGGACTCGGCCTCGGGCCGGATGGGGATGCGGAAGCGCTCGTCGCAGGCCTCCCGCACCAGCCGGCGCATCCCCTCCCCCTCCGAGCCCACCACCAGGGCCAGGGGGCGGCGGAAGTCCAGCTCCCCGGGGGTTTTCTCTCCGAGGGGGTCCAGGCCGTAGACCCAAAGCCCCCGCCCCTTCACCTCCCCCAGGGCCCGGGAAAGGTTTTTCACCCGCACCAGGGGGAGCTTGAGGGCGGCCCCGGCGCTGGCCTTCAGGGCCAGGGGGGAGAGGGGGGCGCTCCTGCGCTCCTCCGCCACCACCCCGTGGGCCCCCAGGGCCAGGGCGCTCCTTATCATGGCCCCGTAGTTCCTGGGGTCGGTGATCCCGTCCAGGAAGACCAAAAGGGGCATCTCCTTCCGCGCCTCGGCCAGGCGGAAGGCCTCCTCCAGGGAGGCGGGGCGGACCTCCTCCACCTCCGCCGCCAGACCCTGGTGGCGGGTGGTCTTGAGGAGGGCGTCCAGCTCGATGCGGGGCACCAGGGTGTACTCGGCCCCTAGGCGGGTGAGCTCCCTTAGGAGCCAGCCCTCCACCCCTCGCGCCACCAGGACCCGCCGCGCCCGGCCCTCCTTGAGGGCCTCGAGGACCGGGTTCCTCCCGTAGATCCACATGACCCGAGTCTACGGGAGGCTCCGGTATGATGGGGGGCGAAGGAGGCGCTATGTACAAGGCCATCCTCATGCCCACGGACGGAAGCCCTTGCAGCTTCCAGGCCCTCGAGCACGGCCTCGGGCTGGCCCGGGCCCTCTCCGCCAGGGTCCACTTCCTCTACGTGCTGGAGAACCCGGCCCAGGCCATCTGGATCGCCCCCGAGAGCGTGCCCTATGGCCTTGAACTCCTGGAGGACCTGAAGAAGGCCGGGGAGGAGGCCATCGCCAAGGCCCTCTCCCTGGCCCAGGAGAGGGGAGTGGAGGCCACAGGGGAGGTCAAGGAGGGGGTGCCCGTGCCCACCATCGTGGAGGCGGCCAAGGGGTTCGACCTCCTGGTCATGGGCACCCACGGGCGCACGGGCCTGGACAAGCTTCTCCTGGGCTCGGTGACCGAGGGGGTGCTTCACCGGGTGAGCATTCCCGTCCTGGTGGTGCGCTGCCGCTAAGGCGTGGGGATGCGTTTTCTTTCCGTCTTCGTTTCCTCGCGCGTTTCCCCGGAAAGCCCCCTTTACCCCCAGCTCGTTCGCTACGGGGAGGTGCTGGCCGAGGAGGGGTTTGGCCTGGCTTGCGGGGGCTACCAGGGGGGCATGGAGGCCCTGGCCAAGGGGGTGAAGGCCGGGGGAGGGATGGTGGTAGGGGTGACCGCCCCGGCCCTTTTCCCCGAGCGGAAAGGTCCGAGCCCCTACGTGGACCTGGAGCTACCCGCCGCTAGCCTCCCCGAGCGCATCGGAAGGCTTTTGGACCTGGGGGCGGGGTACCTGGCCCTGCCCGGAGGGGTGGGCACCCTGGCGGAGCTCCTGCTGGCCTGGAACCTCCTCTACCTCAGGCGGGGCCTGGGCCGGCCCCTGGCGGTGGACCCCTATTGGTTTTCCCTCCTCCGGGCCCACGGGGAGATCGCCCCCGAGGACCTGGCCCTCCTCCAGGTGGTGAGGGACGAGGGGGATCTCCGGCGCTTTTTGCGAAGCCTATGAGCGAGAGCGTGGTGGTCTACGTGCCCGACTTGGGCCAGGGGGTGAGCTTCTACCAGGCCCTGGGCCTGGCCCTGGAGGAGCTCTCCCCCAAGGAGGCCCTCCTCGCCCCCCTGGAGGGTCCCCTGGTCCTCCTAAGGCCGGGCCCGGGGGGGCTGGAGCGGGGACCCGGCCGCCCCCGGCCCGAGGGGCAGGGCTTCGCCCGGCTCAGGTGGGAGGAGGGGCGGCTGGTTTTCCGGGTGGACCACCTGGCCCACGAGAAGCTCCGCCTGGCCAAGTACGGCCTGGCCTTCCGGGAGGCCGGGGACCACCTCCTCCTCTTCGACCCGGGGGAGAACCCCATCCTGGTGCGGGAGGAGCCTTGAGGCTTTGGCTTTTGGACCTGGACGACACCCTCCTCCAGGACCACAGGGTGAGCCAGGCCGTCCTGGAAGGCCTGGGGAGGGCGGTGGGGGTGGAAGGCCTCTTTGGGGCGGTGGGCCACCGGGCCGAGGCCCTCTTCCGGGAAGCCCCCTTCCACCCCTGGGCGGAGGCCATCGGCCACTCGGCCCTGGAGGCCCTCTGGGCCCGGTACAGCACCCCGGGCCTCGAGGCCCTGGCCGCCTGGGCCTGGCCCTTCCGGGAGCGGGTCTTCCGGGAGGCCCTCCAGGAGGTCGGGGGGCCGGCGGAGCGGGCGCGGGAGCTGGCGGAGGCCTTCTTCGCGGAAAGGCGCCGGTACCCCCTCTTCCCCGAGGTGCCGGAGTTCCTGGAGGCCCTGCGCCTTAGGGGGGCAGACCTGGCCCTTCTCACCAACGGCGTCCCCGACCTGCAGCGGGAAAAGCTTTTCGGGGCGGGCCTGGGAGAAGCCTTTTCCCTCACCTTGGTTTCCGGGGAGGTGGGCCTGGGCAAGCCGGATCCCAGGCTCTTCCGCATGGCCCTCTGCGCCTTCGGCGCGGGGCCCGAGGAGGCGGTGATGGTGGGGGACAACCCCGGGCGGGACGTGCGGGGGGCCCTCCTGGCGGGGATCCGGGCGGTCCTGGTGGACCGGGGCCATCGTCCCCCTGACCCCCGCTACCCCGCCCACCTGGAGGTGCGGGACCTGCGGGAGGCCCTGGCCCTCCTGGAGGGGTAGGCCCCCTTTGGTGAGCCCGTTTCCTGTCTTCCCCGCCCGCTGGGGTAGGCTTGGGCCGATGCACGAGGTTCTCCTGGTCCTCCACAACCTGCTCCGCTGGTTCGTCCTGGCCTTCGGCCTATGGGCTCTCCTGCGCCCGGAGTCCCGGCCCGGGGCCTTTTTCGCCCACACCCTCACCCTGCAGGTGGTCCTGGGGGTGGTCCTGGCCTTCGCAAGCCCCCTGGTCCAGGGGGCCCTCCTGGCCCTGGACGAGGTGATGCGGGCCGGGGGGGAGCCCCGCTACTTCGTGGCGGAGCACTGGGTGGGGGGGCTCATCGCCCTGGGCCTGGCCCACGCGGGGCTTTCCCAGGCCCGCAAGGGGGGGCGTTGGGCCCGGCTCCTCTTCGCCCTGGCCCTCCTCCTCGTCCTCCTCTCCATCCCCTGGTTCCGGCCCCTTCTCAGGCTTTAGCCTGGGAGCTCGGCCACCGGGAGAGAAAAGGAGGGGAAGGCCGCGGGGGCCAGGTGGTTTCCTACGGCTGGACCTGGCCATAGACCACCGCGGCGTACCCCACCACGCGGCCTGTGTCCCCGGAAGCCTCGGCGCTGGTGGCGTAGGCCAGAAGCGCGGGCCTCCAACCCAAGCTTCTGGCCAAAGCGGTGAGGGTGGCCCAGGGAAGGCGGCCGCAGGCTTCCCCTTGGGCCACCCCCTCCACGTCCAGGGCCAGGGCCTTTTCCAGGGTCTTCCGGTCCCGGGCTCTGGCCACGGGGTCGGGGCGGTAGTGGGAGAGGTCGCTGGAGACCACCACCAGGTCCTCCTCCCCCAGCTCCTCCTGGAGGGCCTCGGCCACCTCTTGGGGATCCACCTCCCCGAAGAGGAGGGGCAGGATGGGGGTTCCGGGCAGGGCCACCTGGAGGAAGGGGAGGAGGACCTCGAGGCTATGTTCCTCCCGGAAGGGCTCCTCATGGATCAGGAAGGGAGGATCCTTCTCCAGAAGCCTTCTTCCCCCTTCCCGGTCCACGGCCACCTCCCCCAAAGGGGTGGCCCAGGCCCGGTAGGGGTAGAAGGCCACCCCCAGGAAGGGCACGAAGTGGCTCGGCCCGAGGAGAAAGACCCTCCTCGCCCTCCCCCTCCAGGCGGAAAGCACCCGGAACCCCTCCGCCATCACCTTGCCAGAGTAGAGGTAGCCCGCGTGGGGGGAGAGGAGGCCCCGTACCCCGGGGTCGGGGGTGGCCTGGGCCCTCTGGAGGAGCCCTTCCACCTCCCGCTGGAGGCGTGCCCCTTCCCCTGGGTAGAAGTACCCGGCCACCGCCGGGGGCCTCACCCGGTCCATACCCCAGGGATCCTCCGCCCGCACCCCGGGCAGACCCCCGGGGTTGCCCAGCGGGTTTCCACCCGGTAGCCCCGCCTGCGGAGGAGGAGCCGACCACAGTCCGGGCAGTGGGTGGAACTCCTTTCCTCGTCCAGGACGTTCCCCACATACACGAACCTAAGCCCTTCCTCCTTGGCGATCTCGTAGGCCCGCACCAGGGTGCTGTGCCGGGTGGGCCTCAGGTCCCGCATGCGGTAGTCGGGGTGGGCAGCGGTGAGGTGCCAGGGGATTTCCGGGGAAAGCCCCTTGAGGAAGCGGGCCATGGCCCTTATCTCCTCGGGAGCGTCGTTGTGGCCCTCCAGGAGGAGGGTGGTCACCTCCACCCAGACCCCTTGGGCCACCAGGTGCTCGAGGCTTTCCAGGACTGGCTTGAGCCGGGCCCCGCAGATCTTCCGGTAGAACTCCTCGGTGAAGCCCTTCAGATCCACGTTGGCGGCATCCAGAAAGGGCCGGATATACTCCCAGGCCTCCTCCGTCTCAAAGCCGCTGGTGACGAAGACGTTTTTCATGCCCCGTTCCTTGGCCAGCTTGGCCGTGTCGTGGGCGTACTCGATCCAGACGGCGGGCTCGTTGTAGGTGTAGGCGAGAAGCCTTACCCCCAGGGCCTCGGCCTTCTCCACGATGGCCTCGGGGGGCCAGTCCTCCCCGATGGGCCGGTCCAACTGGCCTTCCGGCGTGACCTTGAACTCCCGGAACTGGGAGATGGGCCAGTTCTGGCAGAAGGCGCAGAAGAGGTTGCACCCCACGGCGCCCAGGGAGAGGATGGCCTCCCCGGGGTGGAAGTGGTAGAGGGGCTTCTTCTCCACGGGGTCCAGGTGGACCGCGGCGGCCTTGCCGTAGGTGACCAGATAGAGCTTCTCACCGAAGTTACGCCGGACGCCGCATTTTCCCACCCCTCCTTCCGCGATGGCGCAGTAGTGGGCGCAGGCCCGGCACTGCACGTACCCCTTGGGCAGGGGTCGGACCAGGTCGGCTTCCCGAAGGGTAGCGGTGAGGGTCATCTCATAGGGCCTAACCCCAGGATAGCACCGGCCAAGCGGCGCCTTCGTAGACTTGAAGCATGCCCGCCTTCCCCCCCGAACGGGAGGAGGACTTCGCCCCCCATGTGCCGGAAGAGGTCCTCCGCCGGGGCCTGGCCTACTTCAGGGAGGGCCGGGTGCTCAGGGTCTTTCGGGTGGGGGAGAGGGTTTTGGGCGTGGTGCAGGGCTCGGCGGAGGTGCCCTACCGGGTGGAGGTGGGCCCCGGGCTTGTGGGCCACTGCACCTGCCCCTATCCCGATTTTCCCTGCAAGCATGCGGTGGCGCTGCTTTACGCCCACGTGGAGGGAAAGGCCCCGGACCTGGCGCCCCTGATTGAGGCCCTGACCCCTGAGGAGGCCAAAGGCCTCCTGAAAAAGCTCGCCCTCCTTCCCGAGGTGGGCCTTTACTTGGCGGAAACCCTGGCCCCGGATAGGGCCTTTGGGGAGGGGGTGAAGGACCTGCGCCAGGCCTTCCGCCTGGGGGAAGGGGAGGAAGAGGCCAGGAGGCTCCTCCTGCGCCTGGACCGGGCGGGGCGGAAGGAGGTGGAGGCCCTTTTGGGGGTTCTCCCCGAGGCCCCCTTTGACCCCGAGCCCTACCTGCGGGCCGCTTTGGAGCGCTACCTGGAGCTTTCCCCTAGGCTCCCTTTCCTTCTATCCCTTTACTTGCGCCACCCCTCGGAGGGGGTGCGGGAGGCCTTTTTGCGGGCGGCCCTAGGGAAGCCCGAGGAGGCCCTGGGCCTTCTTGGCGGCGCGGACCCTTTGGGGCTCAAGCAGGGGCTTCGGGCGGAGCTCCTCTTCCGCCTGGGGCGGGTGGAGGAGGCCTTGGGGGTGTTGCGGGAGGGCCTCGAGGGGGTGGAGGACTACCTCCTCCTGGTGGGGCAGCTCCTCGCCCTGGGGCGGGTGGAGGAGGCCTTAAGGTACGCGGAGGAGGCCCGGGAGTGGTTTGGCAAAGACCCCAGACTCCTCCCCCTNAAGGTACGCGGAGGAGGCCCGGGAGTGGTTTGGCAAAGACCCCAGACTCCTCCCCCTCCTGGACCTCCTGGTGGCCCACCGGGGGAGCCCGGAGGACCACCGGGCCCGCTTTGCCCTGAGGCCCAACCTGGAGGACTACCTGGCCCTCAAGGCCAGGCTGGGCCGGGCCTTTCCCGAGGAGCGCCAAGCCCTCCTGCGCCAGGTGCGGGACCCCGCCCTTCTCGCCCGCATCCACCTCCTGGAGGAGGACTGGAAGGCCCTAGACCGCCTGTTGAGGAAGGCCCCGCCCGAGGCCTACCCCGCCCTGGCGGAGGCCCTGGAGGAAAGGCTTCCCGAGGAGGCGGGGAGGCTTTACCGGGAGGCGGCCAGGTGGGCGGCGGAGAAGGGCACCCGCAGGGCCTACCGGGAGGCGGCGGGCCTCCTCCAGCGCCTCGCCCGCCTGGACCCCAAGGCGGCCCGTGAGGCGGCCTTGGCCCTCCTCCTGGCCTACCCTAGGCGGCCCGCCTTAAGGGAGGAGCTTGCCCCCTTGCTGGGCTAGGGGGCCTGCAGTCGGGCAAGGGGCTTCCCCACGCCTATCCCCCCTCATCGGGCAGGGTGCGGGGAGGTTCATCCCGGCGGGGACCAGGAAGGGAAAGGCGGGGTGGGCGGGATAAGAGGGGCACAGGGGTGGCCCCTGGCGCGGGGGGCGGGTGGTTTGTCCCGGCCTGGCTCTCCTAAGGACCCAAAAGGGGGATGGCTTGGGCCAGCATCCGTTCCAAAAGGGGTTTTAGGGCCTCCGCCTCCTCCTCCGTGTAGGCGTGAAGCTCCACGGGAAGGCCCCCAAAGGCTTTCCGCGCCAGGCGGTGAAGGTCCTCGCGGCCAGGGCCCTGGTAGATGAGGAGGAGGTCCACGTCGCTTCCCGGCAGCGCCCGGCCCTTGGCCCAGGAGCCGAAGAGGTAGGCCCGTCGAAGGGGAACCTCTGTCTCCAGCAAGGCTAGCCCCTTCTTCAGTCGCCGCAGAACTTCCTCTTTAGTCCAGGGGGGGAAGAAGACCCTGACAGAAGGCATAGATCTCCTCCGCATGGCGCAAAAGCCGCTCGGCCTCGGGGCGCCGGTACCGCTCAAAGGGCGCCCCTGCGGGGAGGGCGTCGGGGTAGCGGGCGGGGATGTAGGCCTTGTCCAGCTCGCTGGCCCCGTCTAGAAGGGCTTCGTTCACGGGGTATCGCTGGGAAAGCCCCTCCAAAAGGCCCTGCACCGAGTGCCCCCAAGCCACACCCCCCAGGTGTTGAAAGACAGCTTTCACGGCTTTCTCCGCCGCCTGTTGGGCGGAGAAGGCGGCCCATTCGTAAAATCCCCTTTCCAAGGCAAAGCGGGCGTGTTCCAGGTCCCTCCTGGCCTGGAGGATAAAGTCCCGGCTTCGCTCCACAAGGGGATTATAGCCCAGTCCGATTGACAACCCAGGGGGTTTGCCGCATAGTGGGTCTTGCGGCCATACCTTGGAGGGTTGGCCGAGCGGTTGAAGGCGGCGGTCTTGAAAACCGCTGTGGGCCTTGCGCCCACCGGGGGTTCGAATCCCTCACCCTCCGCCAAAGGGCTTGGAGAGGTGGCCGAGTGGTCGAAGGCGGCACCCTGCTAAGGTGTTGTACCGGGATAACCGGTACCGCGGGTTCGAATCCCGCCCTCTCCGCCAAGGGGCCCGGCCCCTGCGCCGGGCCTCAGCTTTTCCCATGCTGGCCTTGCCCCTGCCCCCCCTAAAGCCCTGCCGTTTCCTGAGGAGGAAAAACCGCTTCCTGGTGGAGGCGGACGTGGGGCCCTTGCACCTCCCCAACTCCGGGCGGATGGGGGAGCTTCTCCTCCCCGGGGCCCCTTGCTTCTACCTCCCCAGGGCTACCCCCAAAACGGTGGGTCGGCTTCTTCTTTTGGAGAGCCGGGGCGTGTTGGTGGGGGTGGATGCCTCCTTGGCCAACCGTCTCCTGGAGTTGCTTTTGAAGGAAGGGTTTTTCGGCCCTCTCGAGGATTTGCGAAAAGAGGTGCGCCTGAAAGGGGAGAGGCTGGACTTCTCCGCCCGGATAGGGGGAAAGGAAGCCCTTTTGGAAGCCAAAAACTGCAACCGGGTGGAGGGAGGTCTGGCCCTTTTCCCCGATGCCCCTACCCCTCGAGGGGCCCGGCACCTGAGGCTTCTTTCGGGGTTTGCCCGAGCCGGGGGCGTGGCCTATGCGGTGTGGATGGTCCAGCACCCCTTGGCCCGGGCCTTCGCCCTGGACCCGGAGGACCGGGCCCTCTACCGGGCGGTCCGGGAGGCGGCGGCAGCCGGAGTGAGGCTTCTGGCCTACCGGGTGCGGCCCTCCCTGGAGGGCCTCCACGTGGAGGGGGAGCTCCCCTGGGCCTGGCTACCCCCCCAGGAGGACCTGGAAGGCCACCATGAGGGCCACCGCCAGGGTCAGCACCGCGGCCACCCACTCCGCCCGGGCCTCCTTGAAGGCGTCGGGCAGGATGTCCGCCGCCACCATCCAGATCATGGCTCCAGCGGCGAAGCCCAGGCCCACCGGCAAGGCCGGTTGGAAGGCCTCCACGAAGAGAAAGGCGGGTACGGCCATAAGGGGCTGAGGCAGGCTAGAGAAGACGCTCCAAAGGGCGGCTCCCAGAACGCTCACCCCCCGGGGGATTAGGACCAGGCTGATGGCCAGCCCCTCGGGGATGTTGTGCACCGCGATGGCCAGGGTGATGAAGACCCCCAAGGCCTCCCCGCCCCCGAAGGCCACCCCTACCCCCACCCCCTCGGCGAAGGAGTGCAGGGTCATGACCCCCACCACCATGAGGGCCTTGCGGGCGTCCAGCCCGTTCAGGGCCCCAAAGCTCACCTCCCGTCCCTGGAGGTAGCGGTGGGAGAGCTGGATGAAGAGGAGGCCCAGGACCACCCCTAAGAGGGTGCGCCCCAGGCTGTAACCCACCCCCTCGTAGATGAGGCCGAAGCTGGCGGCGAGCATCAACCCGGCGGCCGCGGCCCCGGAAAGGCCCAGGTGCAGGCCCAGGATGCGGCGGGTGAAGAGGAAGGGCAGGGCCCCCAGGCCGGTGGCGACGGCGGTCAGGAGGGCGTAGAGGAAGACCGTTCCCGGGGAGATGGCCAGCGGGTCCATGGTCCCATCTTAACGCGAGTAGTTACTGTTATCAATAAGAAGGCCACCCGGGAAGGGGCCCGGCCCCCCACGCGAAAAGGGAAGCCGGTGGCGGAGGAAAGGGGAAGGGAAGGTGTGGTGGGGATCCATGCCCCAGCATACCCCGCCTGGACGCCCCGGATGGGCCGTGGTAAAACGGGAGGGAATGCTGGGCGAGCCGCCGCGCTATCTGGAGGGCAACCTCGCCGAGTTCCCCCTGCCGTCCCTGGTGGGCGCCCTCATGAGCGCCGGACGCACGGGGCGGCTTCTCGTCCAACCCCCTTACCTGGAGGGGGAGGTCTTTCTGCAGGGCGGCCAGGTGGTCCACGCCCGGGCGCGATCGGGGGAAAGGGCCCTGGAAGGGGAGGAGGCCCTGGACCTCCTGGCGGGGCTTAGGCGGGCCCCCTTTCGCTTTGAGCCCGAGGCCTCGCCGCCCAAGACCACCCTCCTCGGGGGGCTCGCCGTCCCCGCCCGCCTGGCCGAGGCCCAGGCCGCCTGGCAGGGCCTGGCCCTCCCCGCAGACTGGGGCTACGTCCTGCGCCTGCCCAAGGGGGCGGGAGAGGCGGAGCTTACCCCTGAGGCCCTCCGGGTGCTGGCCCAGGTAGAGGGGAAGCCCATCGCCGAGGTCCTCCTGTCTCCCGGGACCCTGCGCCTGGCCCGTATCCTCCACACCCTCCTCCAGCTAGGGGCCCTGGAGGCGGTGCCCCAGGTGCAGCTCGCCCCCGTGGCCCTTCTGGTCCTGCCCATCTACGGCCCCGGATCCGGGGTGGCCTACGTGGACGAGGCCCTGTACGCCGCCTGGGCCCGGGCCATCCGCCACGGGTTCCGGCTGCGCTTGCGGCCGCCCGAGGCCCTCATGGAGGTCCGCCCCAGGCCCCACATCCAAGGGCGGCTGGGCCTTCTGGAGGAGGATCTGAGGCGGCTGCGCCTCAAGCGGGGGGACAAGGTGGAGGTGGTTCCGGAGGTTTAGGCCTATGGATATCCTGACCCTGAACGAGTATCTCAACCGGACCGTCTACGGCCTGCCCATGAAGCTGGTCTTCCTCCTGGTGGGCGCCTATCTGGTGGTCTTCTGTATCCGCTGGTTCAGCGCCCCCCTCAGGATGCTCCGGGTCTCCTTCAGCGAGACCTTCGGGGCCATCCGCGAGCGGGCCTACGGCTTCGGCGGACAGATCACCCCCTTTCAGGCCACCATGGTGGCCCTTTCCGCCACCCTCGGCACCGGCCACCTCCTGGGCATGCTGGCGGCGGTTTTGGTGGGGGGGCCGGGGGCGGTCTTCTGGATGTGGCTCGGCTACTTCTTCGGCACCGGCACCAAGTTCGCCGAGGCCACCCTGGCGGTCCACTTCCGCCGCCGCTATGCCGACGGCTCGGTTTCCGGGGGCCCCATGCACTACCTGGCCCGCGGCCTGCCCCGGCTGCGCTTCCTGGCCTACCTCTTCGCCCTCTTCGCCGCCGTGGCCGCCTTTGGCATCGGCAACCTCGCCCAGGCGGGGGCGGTGGGGGGAGCCCTGGGCCCCTTGGGGGCGCCCCCGGCCCTGGTGGGCCTCTTCCTGGCCCTCCTCGTGGGGGCGGTGCTGGGGGGAGGGGTGGTGCGGGTGGCCCGTTTCGCCCAGGTGGTGGTGCCCCTTAAGCTCCTCCTCTTCCTGACGGCTCTAGGACCCCTTCTGGTTCTCTACGGGGGCCAGATCCCCCAGGCCCTGGCCCTGGTTTTCCGGGCAGCCTTTACCCCTGAGGCCGCCCTGGGGGGGGCGGCGGGGTACAGCCTCCTGGCCGCCATCAACGCCGGGCTCGGCCGGGGCATCTTCGCCAACGAGGCGGGCCTGGGCTCCGCGGCCATCGCCCACGCCCAGGCCCAGGTGGACCATCCCGTGCGCCAGGGCTTCTGGGGGGTGACGGAGATGTTCGTGAGCTTCCTGGTGACGAGCCTCACCGCCCTCACCTTCATCGCCTCGGGGCTCTGGCAGGAGGGGGGCACGGCGGCGGAGGCCGCGGGCACCCTCTTCGGAGCCCACCCCTTGGGGGGGGCGGTCCTGGCCCTCACCGTGGCGGTCTTCGCCCTGGGGACCATGGTCTCCTGGGGCTTCTACGGGGAGGAGGCCGCGGCCTTCCTCTTCGGGGAGGGGATCCGCTGGCCCTACCGCCTCACCTTCGCCGTCTTGGCCTTCGTAGGGCCTTTGGGGGGCCTCGAGGCTTTCCTGGCCGTCTCCGACACTTTGAATGGCCTCATGGCCTTCCCCAACCTCCTGGGCCTCCTGCTCCTGGGCGGGGTGGTAGGGCGGCTGGTCTACGGCTTCTTCCGGGGGGAGCCCTGGACACCCCCGCGCTGACCTCTGCATACGCCTTTCCGCGGAACCCTTCCCTTCCCCCTTAGGCCCCCTTCCAGCGGGGCCCCCACACGGGCAAAGTCCGCGTGGGGCGAGGGGGGTGGCCTTAGCGGAAAAGCGCCCGCACCGCCCGCTCCAGCTCCTCCCCGGCCCGCCGGTCCAGGGTGAGCTTCACCCGGAGGGCGATGCGCAGGGCCTCTTCCTCCAGCCTCTCCCGGCTTCCGCAGCCCTCCAGCCGCTCCAGGAAGGGGTCGGCCCTGGGGCCGAGACGGGCTTTCAGGAGCTCCGCCAGCCGCTGGCGGAGCTCCGCGGGCCCCTCCACGGGCAGGATCAGCCCCCGCCGCAAAAGCCGGACCAGGATGGCGTAGGCCTCCTCCCCCAGGCCGCTTTCCCGCACCACCTCCTCCTCGGTGCGCCGCCCGTCGCACAGGACGTAGACCTGCCACTCCTCGGGGGTGGGCTTCCAGGCGGCCTCGGGAGGGTGGGGGTTGCGGCGGAAGACCATGGCTACAGGGCGGCCACGATGGCCTCCAGGAGGCGCAGGACCAGCTGCACGAATACCGCCCCCAGGAGGAGGATCAGGGAAAGGAGCAGGAGGGGGAGGCTGCTGGGCTCACCCCAGGTGAGGAGGAGGACAAGGAGGTAGGCCAGGGCGAAGAAGCCGATGAGGAAGAGGAGCTGCCCGCCCCTTTCCCCCACGATCCCCCCCGGGACGGCCCGCCGGAGCCTCAGGCCGTGAAAGACGTTGTAGGCCATAACCAGAAGGCCAAGAAGGAGGAGGATCTTTTCCATGGACCCATCTTACCCGCTCCACTCCCGGATGGGGACGAGCTCTCCCCCCTCCACGCTCTTGCGTACCGGGCGGTAACGGGAGTCAAACCAGATCTCCAGCACGGCCCGGTCCAGGCTCCTGGGGGCCACGATGTCCTTGCGCACGTAGTAACCCCCCTCCACCGGGCTGATCTCCATGCTCTTGGAGAGCCTGAGCTCCACCACCTCCCCGCTCTTGGTGCGCACCCGCACCCGGAAGGCCAGGGGCCCTTCGGGCTTCACGTGGGGGTCCTTGCGGAAGAACCACATCCTAGGCCTCCTTGAGGTCCACCACCCGGGCTCCCGTGAGGGCCTGGAGTTCCCCGGGGCTCAGGGCGAACAGGGCCCTGGGGGTGCCGGCCGCCGCCCAGAGCCTGGGGTAGGCCATAAGGTCCCGGTCCAGGAAGGCGGGAAGGGGGGTGGGGTGGCCCAAAGGGGGCACCCCACCGATGGCGAAGCCGGTCAGGGTGCGCACCTCCTCGGGGGTGGCCCGGCGCAGGGGCTCCCCCGCCAAGGCCGCCGCCTTCGCCAGGTCCAGGCGGTTTTTCCCGCTCACCAGGAAGAGGTAGCCCCCTCCCTCCCCCACGAAGACCAAGCTCTTCACGATCTGTCCCACCTCCGCCCCCACCGCGCGGGCCGCCTCAAAGGCGGTGCGGGTGGAGGCGGGAAGCTCCAGCACCGAGAGGTGCCCGAAGCCCCGGTCTTCCAGGGCCCGCTGCACCTTGGCCGCGGAGGGGGAGAGGCTCATAGGGCGTGGAGGAGCTCGGCCAGAAGGGCCGCGCGGCGGGGGATCTCCGAGACCACCACGTACTCCGACCGCTGGTGGGCGTCCCCCCCGTAAAGCCCC
Protein-coding sequences here:
- the rlmB gene encoding 23S rRNA (guanosine(2251)-2'-O)-methyltransferase RlmB; the encoded protein is MWIYGRNPVLEALKEGRARRVLVARGVEGWLLRELTRLGAEYTLVPRIELDALLKTTRHQGLAAEVEEVRPASLEEAFRLAEARKEMPLLVFLDGITDPRNYGAMIRSALALGAHGVVAEERRSAPLSPLALKASAGAALKLPLVRVKNLSRALGEVKGRGLWVYGLDPLGEKTPGELDFRRPLALVVGSEGEGMRRLVREACDERFRIPIRPEAESLNASVALGIALYAARLGRGVG
- a CDS encoding universal stress protein, translated to MYKAILMPTDGSPCSFQALEHGLGLARALSARVHFLYVLENPAQAIWIAPESVPYGLELLEDLKKAGEEAIAKALSLAQERGVEATGEVKEGVPVPTIVEAAKGFDLLVMGTHGRTGLDKLLLGSVTEGVLHRVSIPVLVVRCR
- a CDS encoding LOG family protein, coding for MRFLSVFVSSRVSPESPLYPQLVRYGEVLAEEGFGLACGGYQGGMEALAKGVKAGGGMVVGVTAPALFPERKGPSPYVDLELPAASLPERIGRLLDLGAGYLALPGGVGTLAELLLAWNLLYLRRGLGRPLAVDPYWFSLLRAHGEIAPEDLALLQVVRDEGDLRRFLRSL
- a CDS encoding HAD family hydrolase; translated protein: MRLWLLDLDDTLLQDHRVSQAVLEGLGRAVGVEGLFGAVGHRAEALFREAPFHPWAEAIGHSALEALWARYSTPGLEALAAWAWPFRERVFREALQEVGGPAERARELAEAFFAERRRYPLFPEVPEFLEALRLRGADLALLTNGVPDLQREKLFGAGLGEAFSLTLVSGEVGLGKPDPRLFRMALCAFGAGPEEAVMVGDNPGRDVRGALLAGIRAVLVDRGHRPPDPRYPAHLEVRDLREALALLEG
- the amrB gene encoding AmmeMemoRadiSam system protein B; translation: MDRVRPPAVAGYFYPGEGARLQREVEGLLQRAQATPDPGVRGLLSPHAGYLYSGKVMAEGFRVLSAWRGRARRVFLLGPSHFVPFLGVAFYPYRAWATPLGEVAVDREGGRRLLEKDPPFLIHEEPFREEHSLEVLLPFLQVALPGTPILPLLFGEVDPQEVAEALQEELGEEDLVVVSSDLSHYRPDPVARARDRKTLEKALALDVEGVAQGEACGRLPWATLTALARSLGWRPALLAYATSAEASGDTGRVVGYAAVVYGQVQP
- the amrS gene encoding AmmeMemoRadiSam system radical SAM enzyme, translating into MTLTATLREADLVRPLPKGYVQCRACAHYCAIAEGGVGKCGVRRNFGEKLYLVTYGKAAAVHLDPVEKKPLYHFHPGEAILSLGAVGCNLFCAFCQNWPISQFREFKVTPEGQLDRPIGEDWPPEAIVEKAEALGVRLLAYTYNEPAVWIEYAHDTAKLAKERGMKNVFVTSGFETEEAWEYIRPFLDAANVDLKGFTEEFYRKICGARLKPVLESLEHLVAQGVWVEVTTLLLEGHNDAPEEIRAMARFLKGLSPEIPWHLTAAHPDYRMRDLRPTRHSTLVRAYEIAKEEGLRFVYVGNVLDEERSSTHCPDCGRLLLRRRGYRVETRWATPGVCPGCGRRIPGVWTG
- a CDS encoding nucleotidyltransferase domain-containing protein is translated as MLETEVPLRRAYLFGSWAKGRALPGSDVDLLLIYQGPGREDLHRLARKAFGGLPVELHAYTEEEAEALKPLLERMLAQAIPLLGP
- a CDS encoding HEPN domain-containing protein yields the protein MERSRDFILQARRDLEHARFALERGFYEWAAFSAQQAAEKAVKAVFQHLGGVAWGHSVQGLLEGLSQRYPVNEALLDGASELDKAYIPARYPDALPAGAPFERYRRPEAERLLRHAEEIYAFCQGLLPPLD
- a CDS encoding ZIP family metal transporter, producing the protein MDPLAISPGTVFLYALLTAVATGLGALPFLFTRRILGLHLGLSGAAAAGLMLAASFGLIYEGVGYSLGRTLLGVVLGLLFIQLSHRYLQGREVSFGALNGLDARKALMVVGVMTLHSFAEGVGVGVAFGGGEALGVFITLAIAVHNIPEGLAISLVLIPRGVSVLGAALWSVFSSLPQPLMAVPAFLFVEAFQPALPVGLGFAAGAMIWMVAADILPDAFKEARAEWVAAVLTLAVALMVAFQVLLGG
- a CDS encoding DUF4388 domain-containing protein, whose product is MLGEPPRYLEGNLAEFPLPSLVGALMSAGRTGRLLVQPPYLEGEVFLQGGQVVHARARSGERALEGEEALDLLAGLRRAPFRFEPEASPPKTTLLGGLAVPARLAEAQAAWQGLALPADWGYVLRLPKGAGEAELTPEALRVLAQVEGKPIAEVLLSPGTLRLARILHTLLQLGALEAVPQVQLAPVALLVLPIYGPGSGVAYVDEALYAAWARAIRHGFRLRLRPPEALMEVRPRPHIQGRLGLLEEDLRRLRLKRGDKVEVVPEV